Proteins from a single region of Fodinibius sp. Rm-B-1B1-1:
- a CDS encoding DUF5335 family protein yields MKSKKITKEQWQKYFDTFSMKYLQDEQPEYIEIQLLSEDMGAQQEIRWTPLRGITYDPKSDILEIQVDNMDHLISHPKEIYVNEEKGGWLTGMMVIRKDGERSIIDIR; encoded by the coding sequence ATGAAGTCGAAGAAAATTACAAAAGAACAGTGGCAAAAGTATTTTGATACCTTTTCAATGAAGTATCTTCAAGATGAACAGCCTGAATATATTGAAATTCAGTTGCTGTCAGAAGATATGGGAGCCCAACAAGAGATTCGGTGGACGCCGCTGAGAGGTATTACGTACGACCCCAAAAGCGATATCTTGGAGATTCAGGTTGATAACATGGATCACCTCATCTCGCACCCCAAAGAAATCTATGTAAATGAGGAGAAGGGTGGTTGGCTAACAGGGATGATGGTCATCCGGAAAGATGGGGAACGAAGCATCATCGACATACGATAA
- a CDS encoding GH36-type glycosyl hydrolase domain-containing protein: MATETQVHFNKQYLKEEITQLAKLQQSTLEAEPMQPIGSVLSSAKETLTETYRVLARAAKKNRELSTAAEWLIDNFYIIQEQIVQLKADLPESYYKKLPRLTQGEFKGYPRTYEIIQLLASISDNTIDRENTTDTIRAYQEVDILNLAEMWSVPLMNRMVLIVRLAESSKKLLRDRNMQDDIDSLITEKIAGDTDEPGFILRKLSEIVDQQPDSMRFLIILAQRLQARGMLTENERRWFEYKFSRWESNLEEQLRSRTQQTSRLHLSIQNAISSLREVSETDWALFVESCSIVERILRLDPADKYPQMDFSTRDSYRKKVEKLSTYSSHSEQEVAEHVLMLAESAAQNGTAERSKKMHIGYYLIGDGYKEICRRINYKKPVSEWMHEQFQEHPTIYFSMVAIHFIALISIVGLATNLIDRPHWVIFFTILVALFPALELSIVSTNRILSFFIPPRILPKLEFKGSIPDEYRTVVVVPTILNSPKDVENQFELLEIRALANANESIQFALLSDFHDSKTESKENDEAVLKAAHEQINRLNIQYDSKYGNKFLFFHRKRLWNESEQQWMGWERKRGKLEEFNRLLKNLDTETSFKVTDEDFLASVKKVPVTFVITLDADTKLPPGSARMLIGTAAHPLNRPKIDSQKNMVTGGYGILQPRISIPPKSANKSRFAKIYSGNVGLDPYTTAVSDIYQDLFGEGVYTGKGLYDLETFETVLDNRFPDNRILSHDLLESTYLRTALLTDIELFDDFPTTYLSYVQRQHRWIRGDWQILFWLFGKVPSVDGKKVINPISGLSKWKIFDNLRRSITPAAILIFLLAGWLFLPGSALIWTAAVFGIVAFPIYSSFSTDIFRRPQRVGWRLYLDKIRADLKMNTVQSVTSFLNLPHQAYISLDAIARTLYRLFVTQKNLLEWKTATQVEKKHANGSVWDYWQQMWPNIFWGVFCLVLVSVFSKAVLFIAGPVCLGWLAAPYFDYYLSRPITSSQKSLSKKQQYELRNYARRTWHFFEQHLNEEHAWLPPDNVQEEPFIGAVGRTSPTNMGLALTSVFAAYELGYLTLTEMIDKLENMMQSMERLDRYRGHFYNWYSTQIGEVLDPHYISTVDSGNLAASLLVIEQAMNQLAKLPYPNPKFWKGLNDTIQVLSDMEDELEDLPKYDALFQEIDGLIADLRKHIPNRPPDTLSEWKRLLLDLRFKANQLSELAPVVLEISFEDQKYQEWSDWLKRPNQQIEHQLKELNAFKGAEKEHTFVENPTSNPSPRNTHYLDLLNRASAISATCRKLVMQMDFSLVYDDDRELFSIGFNVDRAQQDNSYYDLLASEARLASFIAIAKGEVSPEHWFRLSRRLTSIERNEILLSWGGTMFEYLMPLLFMSRYENTLLSNTYDNVVLWQRNYGSLKNKPWGFSESAYNVLNMELHYQYRAFGVPGLGLRRGLAEDYVVAPYAGMLALMVEPVEAFENLYKLRSEGVLGSNGFYEAVDYTSRRLTDETDREKALVKMYMAHHQGMSLLALTNVLQEQVIQHLFHDHPLVKACELLLQERIPRGIPIKEPRPIDVELEPTEEERPVSIIDHAGIEDLDASPPRTHILSNGNYSTLLTHSGTGFSYSGDIMLTRWRSDIVTDPYGLFFYVRDLDNGEYWSVGHQPVKRKADRYDSWYHAGKIQLARVDNWIESFMEACVSPEDDIELRKITLTNYFNNKRRIEITSYSEVVLNTQQGDRAHPAFSNLFVQTEFIPEHHSILAKRRPRSEEEEVMWLVHTVASNGSEEGTHNLQIETDRGRFIGRNRSLQNPAAMDPGVTLSGSVGNVKNPIVSIRRVVTLGPGEKKELTFGLGKAHSREEAVAMGDRYDNPYATDRVFELAAIYGNVELEHLNLSGEQAQFIQELTGYLIYNCELLRADENILKQNRKTQSALWAHGLSGDVPILAYHIDDKKFIREVTLLLKAHQFWRQRGLKIDLVFINDHPPSYVNELQELIHQQIQHTSEHYANRDKGGIFILRGDEMSREDQILIDTVAHVVLKGKLPSLQQLKRVISVKPTTTDKIYHPVTTVASKNGSSEIADNLLFYNDYGGFSANGKEYIITICSDPDSGVLVFPPAPWINVITNPQFGFLTTEKGSSYTWSRNSRENKLTPWSNDAITDPSGEAIYLRDEKEQLFWSPLPQPVPGSSFYKVCHGHGYSTYSSKTLNISQELTTWVDKDKPIKFMRLQLVNEDLMDKELTLFRYIDWVLGIFREDATRHIFTTVDESLHAIFARNYYNNEFAGRVAFAGFFANKGVENISFSADRSGFIGRNNSLAHPEAVVHGEELNARFGIGFESCGASKCSFTLKSGESIALTFYLGEVESEEEAQKIISGLQSQNAVTSSLSDVKAFWRTMLEGVQVKTPEPDINILMNGWLEYQNIACRMWGRSGFYQAGGAFGFRDQLQDATAACYLAPQLTREQILLHAAHQFEEGDVLHWWHPPTDRGIRSLITDDLLWLPYVTAFYIAHTGDEAVLEEEVSFLTGRSLYEGEHEAYLHPEVSGEQASLYEHCCRTIDRSLTEGPHGLPLIGGGDWNDGMNRVGLKGKGESVWLGFFLYAILTDFIPFVESKEDSKRLRKYQAYQKKLRKRLNNEGWDGNWYRRAYYDDGTPLGSAQNDECRIDLIAQAWSVISGAGTPSKVAKALQSAEQELVFEEEGMIKLLTPAFDQTDKNPGYIKGYIPGVRENGGQYTHAALWLIKAFAESGKMEKAISFMKMLLPINHARKKIDVERYQVEPYTVAADIYGEPPLIGMGGWTWYTGSAGWMYRVILESILGIKIVGGDRLNITPCLHPNWKRYECCIKNIFPDSELVVQVHNPDKLSEGDFVVTLDGKSISANKRTVQCKIPNTPGQHLLKIDVHPSIKGGT; encoded by the coding sequence ATGGCAACTGAAACGCAGGTCCATTTCAATAAACAATATTTAAAAGAGGAGATTACCCAACTTGCTAAATTACAGCAATCTACGCTTGAGGCTGAACCTATGCAGCCTATTGGGAGTGTGCTTTCCTCAGCAAAAGAGACGCTGACCGAAACCTATCGAGTATTGGCGCGAGCAGCCAAAAAAAATCGAGAATTGAGCACAGCAGCAGAGTGGCTTATTGATAATTTCTACATTATTCAGGAGCAAATTGTACAGTTAAAGGCTGACCTTCCCGAATCATATTACAAGAAATTGCCGCGCTTAACGCAGGGAGAGTTCAAAGGTTATCCACGGACGTACGAAATTATACAACTATTGGCTTCGATTAGTGATAATACAATTGACCGTGAGAATACAACTGATACAATCAGAGCCTACCAGGAGGTAGACATTTTAAATTTGGCTGAAATGTGGTCGGTTCCGCTGATGAACAGAATGGTGTTGATCGTCAGGTTGGCCGAAAGCAGTAAAAAACTGCTCCGGGATCGCAACATGCAGGATGATATTGATAGCCTAATTACTGAAAAAATTGCCGGGGATACGGATGAGCCCGGTTTCATTCTTCGGAAGCTGTCCGAAATTGTAGATCAGCAACCTGATTCCATGCGCTTCTTGATTATATTGGCTCAGCGATTACAAGCTCGTGGAATGCTGACTGAAAATGAACGTCGTTGGTTCGAGTATAAATTTTCTCGCTGGGAATCTAACCTCGAAGAACAGCTACGCAGTCGAACGCAACAGACCTCTCGACTCCATCTTAGTATCCAGAATGCAATATCCTCATTGCGCGAAGTTTCAGAAACCGATTGGGCCTTGTTTGTAGAAAGCTGTTCAATAGTGGAACGTATTCTCCGGCTTGATCCAGCGGATAAATATCCACAAATGGATTTCAGTACCCGAGATTCCTATCGAAAAAAGGTTGAGAAACTGAGCACCTATTCGTCACATAGCGAACAGGAAGTGGCTGAACATGTTTTAATGCTGGCCGAAAGTGCTGCTCAAAATGGTACGGCAGAACGTAGCAAAAAAATGCATATCGGTTATTATTTGATTGGTGATGGGTACAAAGAGATTTGTCGTAGAATCAACTACAAAAAACCGGTGTCAGAATGGATGCATGAGCAATTTCAAGAGCATCCTACTATCTATTTTTCGATGGTAGCTATTCATTTTATTGCCCTTATTAGTATTGTGGGTCTTGCTACAAATTTAATTGATCGTCCCCATTGGGTTATTTTCTTCACAATTTTAGTGGCGCTATTTCCAGCATTAGAACTTTCGATTGTATCGACGAACAGGATACTGTCATTTTTTATTCCGCCACGTATTTTGCCTAAGCTCGAGTTTAAAGGTTCTATACCTGATGAATACCGGACGGTGGTGGTAGTACCAACTATACTCAATTCTCCCAAAGATGTTGAGAATCAGTTTGAGCTGCTCGAGATTCGTGCCTTGGCGAATGCCAACGAGTCGATTCAGTTTGCTCTGTTGTCGGATTTTCACGATTCGAAAACAGAAAGCAAAGAAAATGATGAGGCTGTTTTGAAAGCCGCCCACGAGCAGATCAATCGCCTCAATATTCAATATGACAGTAAGTATGGAAATAAGTTTCTTTTTTTTCACCGTAAGCGATTGTGGAACGAATCAGAGCAGCAGTGGATGGGGTGGGAGCGAAAGCGTGGAAAGCTCGAAGAGTTTAATCGATTGCTAAAAAATCTGGATACAGAAACAAGCTTCAAGGTTACAGATGAAGATTTCCTGGCGTCAGTAAAGAAAGTTCCGGTCACCTTTGTTATTACGCTTGATGCGGATACGAAGCTGCCGCCAGGCAGTGCACGAATGCTCATAGGTACAGCCGCTCATCCTTTGAACCGCCCAAAAATTGATTCCCAGAAAAATATGGTTACCGGCGGATATGGCATTTTGCAGCCGCGCATTTCTATTCCGCCTAAATCAGCAAATAAAAGTAGGTTTGCTAAAATTTATTCTGGCAATGTGGGACTTGATCCCTACACAACGGCCGTCTCTGATATTTACCAAGATCTATTTGGCGAAGGGGTATATACCGGCAAGGGATTGTATGATCTGGAAACCTTCGAGACTGTACTCGATAACCGATTTCCTGATAATAGAATTTTGTCCCACGATTTATTGGAAAGTACCTACCTGCGTACCGCACTGCTGACTGATATTGAGTTGTTCGATGATTTTCCTACAACCTACCTGAGTTATGTACAACGACAGCACCGCTGGATTCGAGGCGATTGGCAAATATTGTTTTGGCTTTTTGGGAAGGTTCCATCCGTTGACGGTAAAAAGGTGATTAACCCAATTTCAGGGCTCTCAAAATGGAAGATTTTTGATAATCTTCGTCGATCAATAACTCCTGCAGCGATACTTATTTTCCTGTTGGCAGGATGGTTGTTCTTGCCGGGATCAGCTTTAATATGGACTGCCGCGGTATTCGGAATTGTGGCTTTCCCGATCTACTCCAGCTTTTCTACCGATATTTTTCGACGACCACAGCGCGTAGGTTGGCGTTTGTATCTGGATAAAATCCGTGCTGATTTAAAGATGAATACCGTCCAGTCAGTTACGAGTTTCCTCAACTTGCCGCACCAGGCGTATATCTCGCTGGATGCCATAGCCCGAACACTTTATCGATTATTTGTCACCCAAAAGAACCTATTGGAGTGGAAGACAGCAACCCAGGTCGAGAAGAAACATGCCAATGGTTCAGTTTGGGATTACTGGCAGCAAATGTGGCCCAATATATTTTGGGGTGTGTTTTGTTTGGTGTTGGTATCGGTGTTTTCAAAAGCTGTTTTGTTCATTGCCGGTCCCGTTTGTTTGGGCTGGCTGGCAGCTCCATATTTCGATTATTATTTGAGCCGACCGATAACATCATCCCAAAAATCTCTTTCTAAAAAACAGCAATACGAATTACGTAACTATGCACGGAGAACATGGCATTTCTTTGAGCAGCACTTAAACGAAGAGCATGCGTGGTTGCCGCCCGATAATGTACAAGAAGAGCCGTTTATAGGAGCCGTGGGACGTACCTCTCCCACAAATATGGGGTTAGCTTTAACATCTGTTTTTGCTGCTTATGAGTTGGGCTACCTGACTCTTACGGAAATGATAGATAAACTCGAAAATATGATGCAGTCGATGGAGCGATTAGACCGCTATCGTGGACATTTTTATAACTGGTACAGCACTCAAATAGGGGAGGTTTTAGATCCTCATTACATATCAACCGTTGATTCGGGAAATTTAGCGGCTTCGCTATTAGTTATTGAACAGGCTATGAATCAACTGGCGAAACTGCCATATCCCAACCCTAAATTTTGGAAGGGGCTTAATGATACGATCCAGGTGTTAAGTGATATGGAGGATGAGTTGGAAGATCTTCCCAAGTATGATGCTTTGTTTCAAGAAATTGATGGTCTAATTGCTGATCTACGTAAACATATTCCTAACCGGCCACCGGATACATTGTCAGAATGGAAAAGATTGCTTTTAGATCTTCGATTTAAAGCAAATCAGCTTAGCGAATTGGCTCCGGTTGTATTAGAGATTTCGTTTGAAGATCAAAAATATCAGGAATGGAGCGATTGGCTAAAACGACCAAACCAGCAGATTGAGCATCAACTTAAAGAACTTAATGCGTTTAAGGGGGCGGAGAAAGAGCATACTTTTGTAGAAAACCCGACAAGTAATCCATCGCCACGAAATACACATTATCTCGACTTGCTAAACAGGGCTTCTGCCATCAGCGCTACCTGCAGGAAGTTGGTGATGCAGATGGACTTTTCGCTGGTTTATGACGATGACCGGGAACTATTTAGCATTGGGTTCAATGTTGATCGCGCCCAACAAGATAATAGTTATTATGATTTATTAGCCAGTGAGGCTCGGCTGGCGTCGTTCATTGCTATTGCCAAGGGGGAAGTGTCACCTGAGCATTGGTTTAGGTTAAGCAGGCGGTTAACCAGTATTGAGCGGAATGAGATTTTACTGTCGTGGGGCGGCACTATGTTTGAATACCTGATGCCTCTTCTCTTTATGTCGCGTTATGAAAATACGCTGCTTAGTAATACCTATGACAATGTTGTTTTGTGGCAACGTAATTATGGCTCTTTGAAAAATAAGCCGTGGGGATTTTCAGAGAGTGCATATAATGTACTGAATATGGAATTACACTACCAATATCGTGCATTTGGGGTACCGGGATTAGGATTACGACGCGGGTTGGCTGAGGATTACGTTGTGGCACCATATGCCGGTATGCTTGCGCTTATGGTAGAGCCGGTAGAAGCTTTTGAAAATCTCTATAAATTACGCTCTGAGGGGGTTCTGGGTAGTAATGGTTTTTATGAAGCTGTAGATTATACCTCCCGTCGGCTAACGGATGAAACTGATAGGGAGAAAGCGTTGGTAAAAATGTATATGGCTCATCACCAGGGGATGAGTTTATTGGCTCTCACCAATGTATTGCAGGAACAAGTTATTCAGCACCTGTTTCATGATCATCCCTTGGTGAAAGCATGTGAGTTACTGCTCCAAGAGCGAATTCCACGGGGTATTCCTATTAAAGAACCTCGTCCGATTGATGTTGAGTTGGAACCCACAGAAGAGGAACGCCCGGTTTCCATTATTGATCATGCTGGGATTGAGGATTTAGATGCTTCGCCTCCACGGACTCATATACTTTCTAATGGTAATTATTCGACTTTGTTAACCCATTCCGGTACCGGGTTTTCTTATTCTGGAGATATCATGCTCACGCGATGGCGTTCTGATATAGTAACCGATCCATATGGGTTGTTCTTTTATGTCCGTGATTTGGATAATGGAGAGTATTGGTCGGTCGGGCATCAACCGGTCAAGCGGAAGGCTGACCGCTATGATTCTTGGTACCATGCAGGAAAAATTCAGTTAGCCCGTGTAGACAACTGGATCGAATCATTTATGGAGGCTTGTGTATCGCCTGAAGATGATATCGAGCTTCGTAAAATTACATTAACTAATTACTTTAATAATAAGCGACGCATAGAAATAACAAGTTATTCTGAAGTAGTTCTAAATACCCAGCAGGGAGATCGGGCACACCCGGCTTTTTCGAATCTATTTGTACAGACTGAGTTTATTCCAGAGCATCATTCTATATTGGCTAAGCGACGGCCCAGATCTGAAGAGGAGGAGGTGATGTGGTTAGTACATACCGTTGCCAGCAATGGATCGGAAGAGGGTACGCATAACCTTCAGATAGAAACCGATCGCGGTCGGTTTATTGGGCGCAACCGATCATTGCAAAATCCAGCTGCCATGGATCCGGGAGTTACCTTGAGTGGATCTGTGGGAAATGTTAAAAATCCTATTGTGAGCATACGTAGGGTGGTTACGTTAGGACCGGGGGAAAAGAAAGAGCTTACTTTTGGCCTTGGAAAGGCTCACAGTCGTGAGGAGGCTGTTGCCATGGGGGATCGATATGATAATCCCTATGCTACCGATCGCGTGTTTGAGTTGGCTGCTATTTACGGCAATGTAGAGCTGGAGCATCTGAACTTGAGCGGTGAACAGGCGCAGTTTATCCAGGAACTCACCGGTTATCTTATCTATAACTGCGAATTATTGCGGGCCGATGAAAACATCTTAAAGCAAAACAGGAAAACACAATCTGCCCTTTGGGCGCATGGCCTTTCAGGGGATGTGCCAATTTTAGCCTACCACATTGATGACAAGAAATTTATCCGGGAGGTAACACTCTTGCTTAAGGCCCATCAATTTTGGCGTCAACGAGGATTAAAAATCGATTTGGTATTTATTAATGATCATCCGCCATCATACGTTAATGAACTGCAAGAATTAATACATCAGCAGATTCAACATACCTCTGAGCATTACGCAAATAGAGATAAGGGAGGCATTTTTATTCTTCGCGGGGATGAGATGAGCAGGGAGGATCAAATTTTGATTGATACTGTTGCACATGTAGTCCTTAAAGGAAAATTGCCCAGCCTGCAACAATTGAAGCGGGTGATTAGCGTAAAGCCCACCACTACAGATAAGATTTATCACCCTGTAACAACTGTGGCATCCAAGAATGGTTCAAGCGAGATAGCTGATAACTTGCTATTTTATAATGATTATGGAGGATTTTCAGCCAATGGTAAAGAATATATTATCACCATTTGTTCAGATCCTGATTCGGGAGTCTTGGTGTTTCCACCTGCTCCATGGATTAATGTGATTACAAATCCGCAATTTGGCTTTTTAACAACTGAGAAGGGATCATCCTACACATGGAGTCGTAACAGCAGGGAGAATAAGCTCACTCCGTGGTCGAATGATGCAATTACAGATCCCTCGGGCGAAGCTATTTATCTGCGTGATGAAAAGGAGCAACTGTTTTGGTCGCCATTGCCTCAACCCGTTCCAGGAAGTTCATTTTATAAAGTTTGCCATGGACACGGCTATTCCACATATAGCAGTAAGACCCTTAATATCAGCCAAGAGCTTACCACGTGGGTTGATAAAGATAAGCCGATCAAGTTTATGCGATTGCAGCTTGTTAATGAGGACTTGATGGATAAAGAGCTAACCCTCTTCCGGTATATTGACTGGGTGCTCGGTATTTTCAGGGAAGATGCGACCCGACATATTTTTACTACTGTTGATGAGTCGCTTCATGCCATTTTCGCCCGTAATTACTACAATAATGAGTTTGCTGGGCGCGTGGCTTTTGCTGGATTTTTTGCTAATAAAGGCGTTGAGAATATAAGTTTCTCTGCTGATCGGAGTGGATTTATAGGGCGTAATAATAGTTTAGCTCATCCTGAGGCGGTAGTGCATGGAGAGGAACTCAATGCCCGTTTCGGGATTGGCTTTGAGTCTTGTGGGGCCTCAAAGTGTTCGTTTACTTTAAAATCGGGTGAGTCAATAGCCCTTACTTTTTACTTGGGAGAAGTCGAAAGTGAAGAAGAAGCCCAGAAAATTATTTCAGGATTGCAGTCACAAAATGCGGTGACAAGCTCACTATCTGATGTTAAAGCGTTTTGGCGAACAATGTTAGAAGGGGTACAGGTAAAAACACCCGAGCCAGATATCAATATATTGATGAATGGGTGGTTGGAATATCAGAATATTGCCTGCCGCATGTGGGGACGCTCGGGCTTTTACCAAGCGGGTGGAGCATTTGGGTTTCGCGACCAGCTGCAGGATGCTACGGCGGCCTGCTATCTTGCTCCCCAGCTAACGAGGGAGCAGATTTTGTTGCATGCAGCACATCAGTTTGAGGAGGGAGATGTGCTGCACTGGTGGCATCCACCAACAGATCGGGGAATTCGTTCGCTAATAACGGATGATCTGTTGTGGTTACCCTATGTAACTGCTTTTTATATTGCTCATACGGGGGATGAGGCTGTGTTAGAGGAGGAGGTTTCATTTCTGACTGGTCGATCATTGTATGAAGGGGAGCATGAAGCCTACCTACATCCAGAAGTGTCCGGCGAACAGGCAAGTTTATATGAGCATTGCTGCCGGACGATTGATCGATCATTAACCGAAGGTCCGCATGGGTTGCCACTTATTGGAGGAGGGGATTGGAATGATGGGATGAACCGTGTTGGCTTAAAGGGGAAGGGAGAAAGTGTATGGCTTGGATTTTTCCTATATGCTATTCTCACCGATTTCATCCCGTTTGTAGAAAGTAAAGAGGACAGTAAACGGCTTCGCAAGTATCAGGCCTATCAAAAAAAGTTAAGAAAAAGATTGAATAACGAAGGTTGGGATGGAAACTGGTACCGTCGGGCTTACTATGATGATGGGACGCCCCTCGGATCTGCCCAAAACGACGAATGCCGTATTGATCTCATTGCTCAAGCATGGTCGGTAATTTCTGGCGCGGGAACTCCATCAAAAGTTGCAAAAGCATTGCAATCAGCTGAACAGGAACTTGTTTTCGAAGAAGAGGGAATGATCAAACTATTAACGCCGGCCTTCGATCAGACTGATAAAAATCCGGGATATATTAAAGGCTATATTCCCGGGGTGCGGGAGAACGGTGGACAATATACGCATGCGGCATTGTGGTTGATAAAGGCGTTTGCCGAGTCAGGTAAAATGGAGAAAGCAATTTCTTTTATGAAAATGTTACTACCCATAAATCATGCTCGAAAAAAAATAGATGTCGAACGTTATCAGGTTGAGCCCTATACTGTTGCTGCTGATATATATGGAGAGCCTCCCTTGATCGGGATGGGCGGTTGGACGTGGTACACCGGGTCGGCTGGGTGGATGTATCGTGTGATCCTGGAGTCTATTTTGGGAATAAAAATTGTAGGAGGAGACCGTTTAAATATTACGCCTTGTTTGCACCCCAATTGGAAACGTTATGAGTGTTGTATTAAAAATATATTCCCGGATTCTGAATTGGTGGTACAAGTTCATAACCCTGATAAATTATCGGAGGGTGATTTTGTGGTGACTCTTGATGGAAAATCTATATCTGCTAATAAGCGGACGGTGCAGTGTAAAATCCCAAATACTCCGGGCCAACATCTTTTAAAGATTGACGTTCATCCATCGATAAAAGGAGGAACTTAA